One stretch of Nicotiana tabacum cultivar K326 chromosome 18, ASM71507v2, whole genome shotgun sequence DNA includes these proteins:
- the LOC107827825 gene encoding uncharacterized protein LOC107827825 encodes MAPQKVIILLVFFLAICSFCQGTINDQSQFFALLKKSVTGNSLSDWDGKPICNFSGVGCDDQGNVIKIDLFGWSLSGLFPDDVCSFFPELRILRLGNNNFQGAFPSNITNCSHLEELNMVSTSFTGPLPDLSPLLSLRLLNLSYNHFTGEFPLSIINLTSLELLDFNENPDFVPWKLPEDISRLTKLRWMILTACKIHGTIPASIGNMTSLVDLELSENRLTGRIPRELGQLKKLKMLELYYNQLEGEIPEELGNLTELVDLDMSVNRLTGKIPESICRLPKLQVLQIYNNTISGDFPASLANSTTLTILSLYDNFLTGEIPHNFGVSSALLALDLSENELSGELPAQLCHGDKLMYILLLQNMFSGEVPESYAKCETLIRFRVSYNLLRGRLPEMLLALPHVSIIDVSYNNLTGSIPTTIGKAFNLSELFMQSNRLSGTLPPEILTTTNLVKIDLSNNLLSGPIPPEIGSLKRLNLLILQCNKLTSSIPETLSSLNSLNYLDLSNNFLTGKIPESLGALLPNSMNFSNNLLSGPVPPLFITGGVLESFSGNQRLCVPSFLSSSGKDFPLCPQNYDRKKRNLFWVIGISLGIVILGLVLFLKRWLRNKRKAMEHEDSLSSSFFTYDVKSFHRLSFDEREIFEAMIEKNIVGYGGSGAVYKIDLSNGGVLAVKKLWSHKHKQYSLLENKLFLDKELKTEVETLGNIRHNNIVKLYCYFSNLDCSLLVYEYMPNGNLGDALHGGKVLLDWPTRHQIALGIAQGLAYLHHDILPPIIHRDIKSTNILLDIDYQPKVADFGIAKVLQAKGGKDCTTTVIAGTYGYLAPEYAYSSKATTKCDVYSFGVVLMELITGKKPVEPEFGENKNIVCWVSTKVDTKEGAFEVLDKKISGPFKEEMIKVLRIAIGCTYTSPAFRPTMNEVVQMLTEAEPRRYDCCKLPNKNKHTENVTKDIPNM; translated from the exons ATGGCTCCTCAGAAAGTTATTATCCTTCTTGTGTTCTTCCTCGCCATTTGCAGCTTTTGTCAAGGGACTATAAATGACCAGTCTCAGTTCTTTGCTCTTTTGAAGAAGTCTGTCACAGGGAACTCCTTGTCTGATTGGGATGGAAAACCTATTTGCAACTTTAGTGGCGTTGGTTGTGATGATCAGGGCAATGTTATCAAGATTGATCTTTTCGGATGGTCGCTATCAGGCCTATTTCCTGATGATGTGTGCTCTTTTTTCCCAGAGTTGCGAATTCTTCGTCTTGGTAATAACAACTTCCAAGGTGCCTTCCCTAGCAATATTACTAATTGCTCTCACCTGGAGGAGCTGAATATGGTTTCAACATCCTTTACAGGACCATTGCCAGACTTGTCTCCTTTGCTGTCTTTGAGGTTGCTTAACCTTTCATATAACCACTTCACGGGTGAATTTCCTTTGTCAATTATCAATCTCACCAGTCTAGAGCTCCTGGATTTCAATGAAAATCCTGATTTCGTTCCATGGAAACTGCCAGAGGATATTTCAAGGTTGACTAAATTGCGGTGGATGATCTTAACTGCTTGCAAGATACATGGAACAATCCCAGCATCGATAGGAAATATGACGTCTCTTGTAGATCTTGAATTGAGCGAGAATCGCTTAACTGGTCGGATTCCAAGAGAGCTGGGGCAGCTGAAGAAGTTGAAAATGCTTGAACTTTACTACAACCAACTTGAGGGTGAAATACCTGAGGAGCTCGGAAATCTGACTGAACTTGTGGATTTGGATATGTCAGTCAACAGACTGACAGGCAAAATTCCAGAATCTATATGCCGCCTACCAAAGCTGCAAGTTTTGCAGATATATAACAACACTATTTCAGGAGATTTTCCAGCCTCCCTTGCAAACTCGACCACCCTAACCATCCTATCACTTTATGATAATTTCCTGACAGGAGAAATCCCACATAATTTTGGTGTTTCATCAGCTTTGCTTGCATTGGACTTGTCAGAAAATGAATTATCTGGAGAATTACCAGCTCAGCTGTGTCACGGAGATAAGTTGATGTACATTCTTTTACTCCAAAACATGTTCTCAGGAGAAGTGCCTGAAAGCTATGCAAAATGTGAGACTCTCATCCGATTCCGAGTTAGTTACAATCTATTGCGGGGAAGACTACCAGAAATGCTTCTAGCTCTTCCACATGTTTCAATTATTGACGTGAGCTATAACAATTTAACTGGTTCAATCCCCACAACCATTGGAAAGGCGTTCAACTTGTCGGAGCTGTTCATGCAGAGTAACAGGCTTTCTGGAACACTTCCTCCAGAAATTTTAACAACTACCAATCTAGTGAAGATTGACCTCAGCAATAACCTCTTGTCTGGACCCATTCCTCCAGAAATTGGTAGCCTCAAAAGACTCAATTTGTTGATCTTACAATGTAATAAGTTAACTTCCTCCATTCCTGAGACTCTTTCTTCACTTAACTCTCTCAATTATCTTGACCTGTCAAACAATTTTTTGACGGGTAAAATTCCTGAAAGCCTCGGTGCACTGCTACCAAATTCCATGAATTTCTCAAACAATTTGCTTTCTGGTCCTGTACCTCCCTTATTTATAACGGGAGGTGTACTGGAAAGTTTTTCTGGCAATCAAAGACTCTGTGTTCCCTCTTTTCTGAGTTCATCTGGCAAAGATTTTCCTCTATGCCCACAAAATTATGACCGGAAGAAAAGAAACCTTTTCTGGGTTATCGGGATATCCTTGGGAATTGTAATTCTTGGACTCGTGTTGTTTCTCAAGAGATGGCTTCGTAACAAAAGGAAGGCGATGGAACACGAGGATTCCTTGTCATCGTCATTTTTCACGTATGATGTTAAGAGTTTCCATCGCTTAAGTTTTGATGAACGTGAAATATTTGAAGCCATGATTGAGAAAAACATTGTTGGATATGGAGGGTCTGGAGCTGTGTATAAGATTGACTTAAGTAATGGAGGAGTTCTTGCTGTAAAGAAGCTCTGGAGTCATAAACACAAACAGTACTCTCTTTTAGAGAATAAACTATTTTTGGACAAGGAACTTAAAACAGAGGTTGAAACTCTTGGTAACATAAGGCACAACAACATTGTGAAGTTATACTGCTATTTCTCTAATTTGGACTGTAGTTTGTTGGTTTATGAGTACATGCCAAATGGGAACCTTGGGGATGCTCTTCATGGAGGAAAAGTCCTTTTGGATTGGCCGACTCGCCATCAGATTGCATTGGGGATAGCACAAGGTTTGGCCTATCTTCACCATGATATTTTACCACCAATCATTCACAGAGACATCAAATCCACCAACATCCTCCTCGACATTGATTACCAGCCAAAGGTCGCGGATTTTGGAATAGCAAAAGTCTTGCAAGCCAAAGGAGGGAAAGATTGTACTACCACAGTTATTGCAGGGACATATGGTTACTTGGCTCCAG AATACGCATATTCTTCCAAGGCGACCACAAAATGTGATGTCTATAGTTTTGGAGTTGTTTTAATGGAACTGATCACAGGGAAGAAGCCAGTTGAGCCAGAATTTGGGGAGAATAAGAACATTGTTTGCTGGGTTTCAACTAAGGTGGACACCAAAGAAGGAGCATTTGAGGTCTTAGACAAAAAAATCTCAGGACCATTCAAGGAAGAGATGATTAAGGTGCTTCGGATTGCAATAGGTTGTACGTATACTTCACCAGCCTTTCGTCCTACCATGAATGAAGTTGTTCAAATGCTAACTGAGGCAGAACCTCGCAGATACGATTGTTGCAAGTTGCCAAATAAGAACAAACACACAGAGAATGTCACAAAGGACATACCCAATATGTGA